From Calditrichota bacterium, one genomic window encodes:
- a CDS encoding DUF814 domain-containing protein, whose product MFKNYYLFKAQIGQIAPKVIGSEVVSVYTEYKNELIFELQKENDLFQLKLSLSTHKPFILIDSPKKQKNDRLNFFEDLYGHTISNLNMAVYNKFLTIKFDSFNVCACFYGTAPNIILSDLSKNPLESFKSLNTVIEYPNEIPVPISQALITNAISTTPDIKISKLIRAVCPPLNKRMVNEICFRMNTNSDDKVKQINNSKLIYSTISGFLDEINSGDCFIYKKDKQAKYLTLFKSKLLLDSGFEVEIFKEINKAWSIFIYEINKNQTFDQLNSVISNAIKKRKKSLETALKKISFAENIEDRKQDADLKGNLILTNKHKIPRGSSSAELINIFSDNHEKIVVKLNPKKTSVENANHYFNKYKNIVEKKKVISLKKNMYSSELAEISKMDTKIQTASIKELQKIKEKLIGMNVIQQGESKKESSDTLKYSFRRLILDNKWDIYIGKNNINNDLLTFSFANKWDIWMHAQGVQGAHVIIKVPGKDISIPNSIIEQAAQITAANSKAKHSSTVPVIYTQARYVSRIRKALPGTVNVRNEKVIFVKPLSLNI is encoded by the coding sequence ATGTTTAAAAATTATTACCTGTTTAAAGCCCAAATTGGACAAATTGCACCCAAGGTTATTGGCTCTGAGGTGGTTTCAGTTTATACCGAATATAAAAATGAATTGATATTTGAGCTTCAAAAGGAAAACGACCTTTTTCAATTAAAGTTAAGTCTAAGCACACATAAACCTTTTATTTTAATTGATAGTCCTAAAAAACAAAAAAATGATCGTTTGAATTTCTTCGAAGATTTATATGGCCATACTATCTCTAATTTAAATATGGCCGTTTATAATAAATTCCTTACAATTAAATTTGATTCTTTTAATGTTTGTGCCTGCTTTTATGGTACTGCGCCAAACATAATTCTTTCGGATTTAAGCAAAAACCCACTTGAATCTTTTAAATCACTCAATACAGTAATAGAATACCCAAATGAAATCCCTGTCCCCATTTCGCAGGCTTTGATTACAAATGCCATTTCTACAACACCCGATATAAAAATATCAAAACTTATCAGAGCTGTTTGCCCGCCACTTAATAAGCGCATGGTTAATGAAATTTGTTTTCGAATGAATACTAACAGTGACGATAAAGTAAAACAGATAAATAATTCAAAGCTCATTTACTCTACGATTTCCGGATTTTTAGATGAGATTAACTCAGGCGACTGCTTTATTTACAAAAAAGATAAACAAGCTAAATATTTAACTCTATTTAAAAGTAAACTACTTCTGGATAGTGGCTTTGAGGTTGAGATTTTTAAAGAAATAAACAAAGCCTGGTCTATATTTATTTATGAAATAAATAAAAACCAAACCTTCGACCAGCTTAACTCTGTTATTTCAAATGCAATCAAAAAAAGAAAAAAATCTTTAGAAACGGCTTTAAAAAAAATATCATTTGCTGAAAATATTGAGGATAGAAAACAAGATGCAGATTTAAAAGGAAATTTAATTTTAACAAATAAACATAAAATCCCCCGCGGAAGCTCATCTGCCGAACTAATAAATATTTTTTCCGACAATCATGAGAAAATTGTTGTTAAGCTTAACCCAAAAAAAACCTCAGTAGAAAATGCAAACCACTATTTTAATAAGTACAAAAATATTGTTGAGAAGAAAAAAGTTATAAGTCTAAAGAAAAATATGTATTCGTCTGAATTGGCTGAGATATCAAAAATGGATACGAAAATACAAACGGCAAGTATTAAAGAACTGCAAAAAATAAAAGAAAAACTTATAGGTATGAATGTTATTCAACAGGGCGAATCAAAAAAAGAGTCTTCCGATACATTGAAATATTCTTTCCGCAGGTTAATACTTGATAACAAATGGGATATTTACATTGGGAAAAACAATATTAACAATGATTTATTAACTTTTTCTTTTGCAAACAAATGGGATATTTGGATGCATGCACAAGGTGTTCAGGGGGCACATGTTATCATAAAAGTCCCGGGTAAAGATATCAGTATTCCAAACTCAATAATTGAACAGGCAGCACAAATTACTGCTGCCAACAGTAAGGCAAAACATTCATCAACAGTACCGGTTATTTATACACAGGCCCGCTATGTTAGTAGAATTAGGAAAGCATTACCGGGCACAGTGAATGTAAGAAATGAGAAAGTGATTTTTGTAAAGCCTTTATCATTGAATATTTAA
- a CDS encoding YicC family protein → MHSMTGYGKGQLMANRFEITVEIKSVNNRYLDIMFRMPSMLSSFESGLRKIVKNKVSRGKVSVFIEIKEVVKSDNGNTVNDEKLLHYYNTLKAIKTKLNLSEEIDLRHLLTFQELFEPDISSVDEKEFSEQLSNTLEKALQAFNNMRLKEGEHLIKDMNERLTKINSITKTVLNKAPANVRSEFDKLLTRINELLENQQIDPERLEQEIALISDKVDITEELTRMESHISQFRQTLKRDKELGKKLTFILQEMHREANTMNSKTTDVEISHLIIQVKEEIEKIREQTQNIE, encoded by the coding sequence ATGCATAGTATGACGGGATACGGTAAAGGTCAGCTTATGGCCAACAGGTTTGAAATTACGGTTGAAATAAAAAGTGTCAACAACCGCTATTTGGATATTATGTTCAGAATGCCCTCAATGCTTTCTTCATTTGAGTCCGGATTGAGAAAAATTGTGAAGAATAAAGTTAGTCGTGGAAAAGTAAGCGTATTCATAGAAATAAAAGAAGTTGTAAAGAGTGACAATGGCAATACTGTCAATGATGAAAAGCTGCTTCATTACTACAATACTTTAAAAGCTATAAAAACGAAACTGAATTTAAGTGAAGAAATAGATTTACGTCACTTGCTTACTTTTCAGGAGTTGTTTGAACCTGATATTAGCAGTGTTGATGAAAAGGAATTTAGCGAGCAATTAAGCAACACACTGGAAAAAGCCTTGCAGGCATTTAATAACATGCGTTTAAAAGAAGGCGAACATTTAATTAAGGATATGAATGAGCGGCTCACCAAAATAAATTCCATTACAAAAACAGTTCTGAACAAGGCACCGGCAAATGTAAGAAGTGAGTTTGATAAATTGCTTACCAGGATTAATGAACTTTTAGAAAACCAGCAAATAGATCCGGAAAGGCTGGAGCAGGAAATTGCATTAATATCAGACAAAGTTGATATTACTGAAGAGCTTACCCGCATGGAAAGCCATATTAGCCAATTCCGGCAAACATTAAAACGCGACAAAGAGTTAGGCAAAAAACTGACTTTTATTTTGCAGGAAATGCACCGCGAAGCCAACACAATGAATTCAAAAACAACTGATGTTGAAATATCACATTTGATCATTCAGGTAAAAGAAGAAATTGAAAAAATCCGTGAACAAACCCAAAACATAGAATAG
- the gmk gene encoding guanylate kinase → MKFKSQHIVFSAPSGAGKTTIVKILLEKHPNLAISVSATTRAKRPFEKDGKDYYFLSPLQFKRAAKENKFLEYEEVHGNIYGTLKDKVDESVAAGKTVLFDIDVKGAKSIQQAYKDALLIFIKPPGKDVLRQRLIDRKSEDTETINKRLERLDFEYEQASFFNHVVVNDDLNTAVKEVEKLIIDDTE, encoded by the coding sequence ATGAAATTTAAATCACAGCACATAGTTTTTTCCGCACCAAGCGGGGCAGGCAAAACCACGATAGTTAAAATTCTACTTGAGAAACATCCTAATTTGGCAATTTCTGTTTCTGCTACAACCAGGGCAAAACGACCTTTTGAAAAAGACGGAAAAGATTATTATTTCTTATCCCCATTACAATTTAAAAGAGCGGCCAAAGAAAATAAGTTTCTGGAGTATGAAGAGGTCCATGGAAATATTTATGGTACTTTGAAAGACAAGGTGGATGAATCTGTTGCTGCCGGCAAAACAGTTTTGTTTGATATCGATGTAAAAGGCGCCAAGTCAATCCAACAGGCTTACAAAGATGCATTACTAATTTTCATAAAACCGCCGGGGAAAGATGTTCTCCGTCAACGACTCATTGATCGAAAAAGCGAAGATACTGAAACCATAAACAAACGACTGGAACGTCTTGATTTTGAATATGAGCAAGCAAGCTTTTTTAATCATGTTGTTGTAAATGATGATTTAAATACCGCTGTCAAAGAAGTTGAAAAATTAATAATTGATGATACAGAATAA
- the coaBC gene encoding bifunctional phosphopantothenoylcysteine decarboxylase/phosphopantothenate--cysteine ligase CoaBC, translating to MIQNKKSILIKDESNLLFFGWELLQKLNKSDYVIYLEKKNNYGTFLSFFSNFLQFQKGQHFDLVINFQREAAKQNTGELDYLFTIAENGDISPKENVGDFLDLIKAHFSAKDFRNRKILISAGPTNEDIDPVRFLSNRSTGKMGIALARAAYIRGADVKLIIGPGSARKPAYLNILKVRGAEEMNQIVQKHFAWCDFFISSAAVADYTPLTTLKNKMKKGSGNLLLEMKRTADILQNIQTLKRADQKVIGFSVETKDLIENSRKKLIRKNLDLIIANNPNLKGAGFAGDTNQVEIISKSNNVSLPLMTKNDVADKILDNMLEI from the coding sequence ATGATACAGAATAAAAAATCTATCCTAATTAAGGATGAATCCAATTTATTGTTTTTTGGCTGGGAATTACTTCAAAAGTTAAATAAATCTGATTATGTTATTTATCTTGAAAAGAAAAATAATTACGGTACATTTTTGTCGTTTTTCTCCAATTTTTTACAATTTCAAAAAGGACAGCATTTTGATTTGGTTATTAATTTCCAACGGGAAGCCGCGAAACAAAATACCGGCGAGCTTGATTATCTCTTCACCATAGCAGAAAATGGAGATATCTCACCAAAAGAAAATGTTGGAGATTTTTTAGATTTAATAAAAGCTCATTTTTCAGCAAAAGATTTTAGAAATAGAAAAATACTGATTTCTGCCGGCCCAACAAATGAAGATATTGACCCTGTCAGGTTTCTGTCAAACCGATCAACTGGGAAGATGGGAATCGCTTTAGCAAGAGCGGCTTATATTCGAGGCGCAGATGTAAAGCTAATAATAGGCCCCGGCTCAGCAAGGAAACCGGCCTACTTAAATATCCTCAAGGTGCGTGGTGCAGAAGAAATGAACCAAATAGTTCAAAAGCATTTTGCCTGGTGTGATTTTTTTATTTCATCAGCCGCGGTAGCAGATTATACGCCACTAACAACACTAAAAAATAAAATGAAAAAAGGCTCAGGAAACCTTCTGCTTGAGATGAAAAGAACTGCCGATATTTTGCAGAATATTCAGACTTTAAAAAGAGCTGATCAAAAAGTAATTGGATTTTCGGTTGAAACAAAAGACCTGATTGAAAATTCTCGAAAAAAACTTATTAGAAAAAATCTGGACCTGATTATTGCCAACAATCCAAATCTAAAAGGAGCTGGTTTCGCAGGAGATACAAACCAGGTTGAGATTATAAGTAAGTCGAATAATGTTTCGCTGCCATTGATGACAAAAAATGATGTAGCCGATAAAATCTTAGACAATATGCTGGAAATTTAA
- a CDS encoding uracil-DNA glycosylase, producing MNGETLQDLSAYLNWYKTVYGDNIRFDGEFDFSMEVADETISPVPKAKPEVKQQVQPKKEFIPRSAKKTFDEQLLHQGNPDLRAFYHEINKCAKCSLGHTRTNFVFGMGNPQADIMFIGEAPGRDEDMQGLPFVGKAGQLLDKMLFALQMKREEVYIANVLKCRPPNNRDPLPDEVVHCEPYLKKQIEIIKPKVIVALGRISAQVLLKKSDSLSMMRQSEHSYENIPFIVTYHPAALLRNPRWKANAWLDLQKIAKLF from the coding sequence ATGAATGGTGAAACACTTCAAGATTTAAGCGCCTATCTAAATTGGTATAAAACGGTTTACGGTGACAATATTCGCTTTGATGGTGAATTTGATTTTTCGATGGAGGTTGCTGATGAAACAATTTCGCCGGTTCCCAAAGCAAAGCCTGAGGTAAAACAACAGGTTCAACCCAAAAAGGAATTTATACCAAGGTCGGCAAAAAAGACTTTTGACGAACAGCTTCTTCACCAGGGCAATCCTGATTTAAGAGCATTTTACCATGAGATAAACAAATGTGCTAAATGCAGTTTAGGGCATACACGGACTAATTTTGTTTTTGGTATGGGCAATCCGCAGGCTGATATTATGTTTATCGGTGAAGCACCAGGCCGTGATGAGGATATGCAGGGTTTGCCTTTTGTTGGTAAGGCAGGGCAGTTGCTGGATAAAATGCTGTTTGCCTTACAAATGAAGCGCGAAGAGGTTTATATCGCCAATGTGTTAAAATGCCGCCCGCCCAATAACCGCGATCCTCTCCCGGATGAGGTAGTTCATTGTGAACCATATCTTAAAAAACAGATCGAGATTATTAAGCCAAAAGTGATTGTGGCTCTGGGACGGATTTCTGCGCAGGTTTTATTAAAGAAAAGTGATTCATTAAGCATGATGCGCCAATCAGAACATAGCTATGAAAACATCCCATTTATTGTCACTTATCATCCGGCAGCCTTGCTGAGAAACCCACGCTGGAAAGCCAATGCCTGGCTGGATTTACAGAAGATTGCAAAACTCTTTTAA
- the dnaB gene encoding replicative DNA helicase — protein MDVSKPEEQILRTPPQSIDVEQIVLGALLLDEEAVSIAIETIDASFFYKPAHKVIFQAIMEMFDEKIEIDLITLTERLKRAKKFDEIGGAYYLAEIANSTPSSANLKNYLGIVKQKALSRTLIKECTTIIDKAYEQNDDINELLDQAEGKIFEISEMRMQKGFAGIKKILHTTFEKIDQLFHSDTSGVTGVYSGFKDLEKMTAGFQPSDLIVLAGRPSMGKTALALNLCRNAAVDHGIPVGFFSLEMSSESLVMRLLCTEARVNQMNVRTGKLNKQEMERLTSHVAQLMNAPIYIDDSPSLNVLELRAKARRLKAEANVQMLVIDYLQLMDGTKGENRQQEITHISRSIKGIAKELDIPVIALSQLSRASESRDKHNKRPQLSDLRESGAIEQDADVVMFVYRPEYYNLEEFEDGTSTHNMCEVVIGKQRNGPVGNVRLTFLKEFGKFADPDMFHDTSAMGPAAF, from the coding sequence ATGGATGTTTCCAAACCGGAAGAACAAATATTACGCACACCACCTCAATCAATTGATGTAGAACAAATTGTACTTGGAGCGCTGCTTCTTGATGAGGAAGCCGTGTCAATCGCCATTGAAACAATCGATGCCTCATTTTTTTATAAACCTGCACACAAGGTTATTTTTCAGGCAATTATGGAAATGTTTGATGAGAAAATTGAAATCGATCTGATTACATTGACAGAAAGGCTGAAACGCGCTAAGAAGTTTGATGAAATTGGTGGTGCCTATTATCTGGCAGAAATTGCCAACAGTACACCATCTTCAGCAAATCTTAAGAATTATCTGGGCATTGTAAAACAAAAAGCCCTTTCGCGAACTTTGATTAAAGAATGTACCACTATCATCGACAAGGCTTACGAACAAAATGATGATATAAACGAGCTTCTTGACCAGGCTGAAGGCAAAATCTTTGAGATCTCTGAAATGCGTATGCAGAAAGGCTTTGCAGGTATAAAGAAAATTCTGCATACAACTTTTGAAAAAATCGATCAGCTTTTCCATTCCGATACATCGGGAGTTACCGGGGTCTATTCCGGCTTTAAGGATTTGGAAAAAATGACTGCCGGTTTTCAGCCATCGGATTTAATTGTTTTGGCCGGGCGCCCAAGTATGGGAAAAACAGCTCTTGCTTTAAATTTGTGCCGTAATGCCGCAGTCGATCATGGAATTCCTGTTGGCTTTTTCAGTCTGGAAATGTCTTCAGAATCCCTGGTTATGCGTTTGCTTTGTACGGAAGCCAGAGTAAATCAAATGAATGTGCGAACAGGAAAACTTAACAAACAAGAGATGGAACGGCTGACAAGTCATGTTGCCCAGCTAATGAACGCACCTATTTATATCGATGATTCACCATCCTTGAATGTACTGGAATTAAGGGCCAAGGCCAGACGTTTAAAAGCGGAAGCAAATGTTCAAATGTTAGTTATTGATTATTTGCAGCTAATGGATGGTACAAAAGGGGAGAACAGACAGCAGGAAATTACCCATATTTCTCGTTCCATTAAAGGTATTGCAAAAGAGCTGGATATTCCTGTTATCGCACTCTCTCAGCTATCGCGTGCAAGTGAATCGCGTGATAAACATAACAAACGTCCACAGCTGTCTGATTTGCGTGAATCAGGCGCTATAGAGCAGGATGCTGATGTGGTAATGTTTGTTTACCGTCCTGAATATTATAACCTTGAAGAATTTGAAGATGGAACTTCTACGCACAATATGTGTGAAGTAGTAATAGGAAAACAAAGAAACGGTCCGGTTGGAAATGTGCGCTTAACTTTCCTGAAAGAATTTGGAAAATTTGCAGATCCCGACATGTTTCATGATACATCGGCAATGGGGCCGGCTGCTTTTTAA
- a CDS encoding bifunctional (p)ppGpp synthetase/guanosine-3',5'-bis(diphosphate) 3'-pyrophosphohydrolase yields the protein MNTAKSASKSKEEKIIKQMHQRYDKSFDQMCLDIKEYYSEFDRSSLQKAYEYSLKAHVWQQRYSGEPYFEHCLNVAVILAELRMDPTTIISGLLHDVVEDTNIQLDVITEEFGEPVAKLVDGVTKISELKFQSKEIRQAETFRKMLLSMAKDVRVIMIKFADRLHNMRTLEHVPEKKRPRIALETRDVYAPLAHRFGIAKIKWELEDLCLKNLEPDIYDMLVDKIKLSRDEREGYINDIANPIYEEMSKNNIKPTISGRPKSFSSIYHKMKKRNRPFEEIYDLLAIRILVDKVEECYYALGIIHNLFNPVYDRFKDYIAMPKINGYQSLHTTVVGPAGKMVEIQIRTKAMHALAEDGIAAHWKYKQGTEEEKSIEKALNWVKDMLDRQISEDAGEFMEDLKINLFHDELFLFSPNGDLFKLPAKSSPIDFAYEIHTNIGNHCIGAKVNGKIVPLRTTLKSGDQVEIITSNSQKPSHDWLGFVKTSKARHWIKKYIKEEQLLNTREIGHEILVKFLKKHKLTEKSQEFIENIPKLGFSNLESLIIAIGRGELVVESIRKKLFPTNVEETEPKKKNFFSKYLKKSRNQSGIKVQGMDNMLINFAQCCHPVPGDPIIGYLSRGKGVTIHLNDCKNLVHLLEEKQRIIEVAWDIEKDQEFLVQLSIIGEDRKDFLKDVTMCVSKLETNIVMANFSSEDLYAKGQLNIQVKNLQHLTKIINSILKLQGIFSVERLSDPN from the coding sequence ATGAATACCGCTAAATCTGCTTCAAAATCAAAAGAAGAAAAAATCATTAAACAAATGCATCAGCGATATGATAAATCGTTTGATCAGATGTGCCTTGATATAAAAGAATATTATTCTGAGTTCGATAGAAGCAGCCTTCAAAAAGCCTACGAGTACAGCTTAAAAGCTCATGTCTGGCAACAAAGATACTCCGGAGAACCGTATTTTGAGCATTGTTTAAATGTTGCTGTGATCCTTGCAGAATTGCGTATGGATCCCACAACAATTATTTCCGGTTTATTACATGATGTTGTTGAAGACACAAATATTCAGCTTGATGTTATTACCGAGGAATTTGGCGAACCTGTAGCAAAACTGGTGGATGGCGTTACAAAAATCAGTGAACTAAAATTCCAAAGTAAAGAAATCCGCCAGGCCGAAACCTTCCGTAAAATGCTTCTTTCCATGGCAAAAGATGTGCGGGTTATAATGATTAAATTTGCGGACAGGCTACATAATATGCGTACTTTGGAACATGTACCTGAGAAGAAAAGACCGCGTATAGCCCTTGAAACCAGAGACGTATATGCACCTTTGGCACATCGTTTTGGGATTGCTAAAATTAAATGGGAGTTGGAAGATCTTTGCCTAAAAAATCTTGAACCCGATATTTATGACATGCTTGTAGATAAGATTAAACTTTCCAGGGATGAGAGGGAAGGTTATATAAATGATATTGCCAATCCGATTTATGAGGAGATGTCCAAAAACAATATTAAACCAACCATTTCAGGCAGGCCAAAAAGTTTTTCCAGTATTTACCATAAAATGAAAAAACGTAACAGGCCTTTTGAAGAAATTTATGATTTACTGGCTATAAGAATTCTTGTCGATAAAGTTGAAGAATGCTACTATGCTCTTGGAATAATCCATAACCTGTTTAATCCTGTTTACGATCGCTTTAAAGACTATATCGCCATGCCCAAAATTAATGGCTATCAATCTTTGCATACAACCGTTGTTGGCCCGGCCGGTAAAATGGTTGAAATTCAAATTCGTACCAAGGCAATGCATGCCCTTGCAGAAGATGGAATTGCAGCTCATTGGAAATATAAGCAAGGCACCGAAGAAGAGAAGTCAATTGAAAAGGCTTTAAACTGGGTTAAGGATATGCTTGATAGGCAAATATCTGAAGATGCCGGTGAATTTATGGAAGATTTAAAGATCAATCTTTTTCATGATGAATTGTTTTTATTTTCTCCAAATGGTGATCTGTTTAAACTGCCTGCTAAATCATCGCCCATAGATTTTGCTTATGAAATCCACACCAATATTGGAAATCACTGTATCGGGGCAAAAGTAAATGGCAAGATTGTCCCATTAAGAACAACATTGAAAAGTGGGGACCAGGTTGAAATTATCACCTCAAATAGTCAAAAACCCTCGCATGACTGGTTGGGATTTGTAAAGACAAGCAAGGCGCGGCATTGGATTAAGAAGTATATAAAAGAAGAGCAGCTTCTTAACACAAGGGAAATCGGTCATGAAATTCTTGTTAAGTTTTTAAAAAAACATAAACTGACTGAAAAAAGCCAAGAGTTTATTGAAAATATTCCTAAGCTTGGTTTTAGCAATCTTGAGTCGCTAATTATTGCAATTGGCAGAGGAGAGCTTGTTGTAGAATCAATTCGCAAAAAGCTTTTCCCCACTAATGTTGAAGAAACTGAGCCAAAGAAAAAGAACTTTTTTTCAAAGTATTTAAAGAAATCCCGAAATCAATCCGGTATAAAAGTTCAAGGCATGGACAATATGCTGATTAACTTTGCCCAATGTTGTCATCCGGTTCCGGGTGATCCGATAATAGGCTATCTGTCTCGTGGAAAAGGAGTTACAATCCACCTAAATGATTGTAAAAACCTGGTTCATTTATTGGAAGAAAAGCAACGTATAATTGAAGTTGCATGGGATATAGAGAAAGACCAGGAATTTTTGGTTCAGCTTTCCATTATTGGCGAAGATCGCAAGGATTTTTTGAAAGATGTTACAATGTGTGTGTCAAAGCTGGAAACAAACATTGTTATGGCAAATTTCAGCAGCGAAGATCTTTATGCCAAAGGTCAACTAAATATTCAGGTAAAGAACCTGCAACATCTTACAAAAATCATTAACAGCATTTTAAAGCTCCAGGGTATTTTTTCGGTTGAACGTCTAAGCGATCCAAATTAA
- the greA gene encoding transcription elongation factor GreA, with product MEFVYLSAEGLEKLKKELHELKYVTRPKVTEKVSTARDHGDLKENAEYHAAREELSMVETKVQILQDRVARARIIDESEISLEEISILNVVKMKDTKTSKELTYTLVSDEEANFKEGKISVASPVGKGLIGKKVGDVAEIKVPAGILKYEILSIGLPE from the coding sequence GTGGAATTTGTATATCTATCCGCAGAAGGATTAGAAAAACTAAAAAAAGAGCTACATGAACTTAAATATGTAACCAGGCCGAAGGTAACCGAGAAAGTCTCAACGGCGCGTGATCATGGCGATTTAAAGGAAAATGCTGAATATCACGCCGCCAGAGAAGAACTTTCTATGGTTGAGACAAAAGTACAAATACTTCAGGATCGGGTTGCGCGCGCAAGGATTATAGATGAGTCGGAGATTTCGCTTGAAGAAATAAGCATTTTGAATGTAGTGAAAATGAAGGATACAAAAACAAGTAAAGAACTGACATATACCCTTGTATCTGATGAAGAGGCAAATTTTAAAGAAGGTAAGATTTCTGTTGCTTCCCCTGTGGGAAAAGGACTTATTGGTAAAAAAGTAGGGGACGTTGCGGAGATCAAAGTTCCGGCAGGAATATTGAAATATGAGATTTTATCTATTGGTTTACCTGAATGA
- a CDS encoding PspC domain-containing protein, with amino-acid sequence MYKKKTDTHEEEEYTDEDVYQKDNPLKTDFYRISENKMIAGVCTGLAHYFDIDVTLIRLLWVFAALASGGLAIIAYIIAIIVFPDASPQIKNGGE; translated from the coding sequence ATGTATAAAAAGAAAACCGATACTCATGAAGAAGAGGAATATACTGATGAGGATGTTTATCAAAAAGACAATCCTTTAAAAACTGATTTTTATAGAATAAGTGAAAATAAAATGATTGCCGGCGTTTGTACAGGATTGGCACATTATTTTGATATAGATGTTACTCTAATACGTCTGCTTTGGGTTTTCGCCGCATTAGCTTCAGGTGGACTGGCTATAATTGCTTACATAATTGCCATCATTGTTTTCCCGGATGCATCGCCTCAAATAAAAAATGGAGGTGAATAA
- the aroA gene encoding 3-phosphoshikimate 1-carboxyvinyltransferase → MIQGKIKLPGDKSISHRAALFSALREGESHFTNFNLNNDCKATLSCLEKLGIEHKKRGTNLTIFGKSFDKWQKPNAALDAQNSGTTARLLSGLLAALPFDTKLVGDSSLSNRPMDRVVKPLQKMGARIDTTLGCLPLTFTRKVPLQGIAYTTPMASAQVKSAILLAGLYAEGKTKVTENSITRDHTERMLSLNSEITDKQKHIESSSLNSIPDLSMEIPGDFSSAAFFICAALAIPGSSLRISRVSLNPTRIGLINVLKEMGAQLEFNIEQEKPEPIGTIDVSASKLQNLNISKKIIPNIIDEIPILAVLATQAHGDLVLRNAEELRYKESDRINTIVQNLRKLDVEVDEFKDGFNISGPQKLGPGTIETHGDHRIAMAFSIANQFTNSHIEIDDPECAAVSFPGFYKTLDSIVK, encoded by the coding sequence ATGATTCAAGGTAAGATAAAACTTCCTGGTGATAAATCAATTTCTCATCGTGCCGCTTTGTTTAGTGCCTTGAGAGAAGGCGAGTCACATTTTACAAATTTTAACTTAAACAATGATTGCAAAGCTACACTTTCTTGTTTAGAAAAACTTGGTATTGAACATAAAAAGAGAGGGACAAATCTAACAATATTTGGTAAAAGCTTTGATAAATGGCAGAAACCAAATGCTGCTTTAGATGCCCAGAACTCTGGTACAACAGCGCGATTATTATCAGGGTTGTTAGCAGCTTTACCTTTTGATACTAAACTTGTTGGAGACTCTTCTTTATCAAATAGGCCTATGGACAGGGTTGTAAAACCTTTACAAAAAATGGGAGCCAGAATTGACACAACATTGGGCTGTTTACCTTTAACATTCACCAGAAAAGTTCCTTTACAAGGTATTGCTTACACAACGCCTATGGCCAGTGCACAGGTGAAATCAGCCATATTGCTAGCAGGTTTATATGCTGAAGGTAAAACAAAAGTTACTGAGAATTCAATTACTCGCGATCATACGGAGCGTATGCTTTCTCTAAATTCAGAAATAACAGATAAACAAAAACATATTGAAAGCTCTTCTTTAAATTCCATTCCGGATTTGAGTATGGAAATTCCTGGTGATTTTTCTTCAGCTGCATTTTTTATTTGTGCAGCCCTGGCAATACCAGGTTCTTCGTTAAGAATATCGAGGGTTTCCTTAAATCCAACACGGATAGGTTTGATAAATGTTTTAAAGGAAATGGGTGCACAATTAGAATTTAATATTGAACAAGAAAAACCCGAACCAATAGGGACAATTGATGTTTCCGCTTCTAAACTCCAAAATCTAAATATTTCTAAAAAAATAATACCAAATATTATTGATGAAATCCCAATTTTGGCTGTTTTGGCTACTCAAGCTCATGGCGACTTAGTTTTAAGGAATGCAGAAGAGCTACGATATAAAGAATCAGACCGAATTAATACTATTGTACAAAATCTTCGAAAACTTGATGTTGAGGTTGATGAATTTAAAGATGGCTTCAATATTAGTGGACCACAAAAACTTGGACCAGGAACAATTGAAACACACGGGGATCATAGAATTGCAATGGCTTTTTCAATAGCAAACCAATTTACAAATAGTCATATCGAAATTGATGACCCTGAGTGTGCAGCGGTATCATTTCCGGGCTTTTATAAAACTCTTGATTCAATTGTTAAATAA